The DNA segment CCCATTAAAGGCTCAGCTTTTAAGCGAGGCACGAACCCAGATCATATTGCAGGGTCTGGCGAGGCGCTTCACGGAGCGGATTCTTATTTTTCGGCCGCTTGCTGGAATAGCCGCGGGGCGAAATCGTTCAGGGCGTGGCGCCAGGTTTGCCATTCGTGCGAAAAACCTTTGGCGTCGCGGAAGACGATGTGCTTGACGCCGGCTTGCTCCAGAGTGTTGTAGAGGTCATCGGCATTGCGATGAATGCCCTCGTCGAGGCCGACCGTGCCGGCATGGAGGTAGAGGAGGCTGACCTTCTTGTCGAACCCCGTTGGATCGGCGAACAGGCCGTCGTAAGACGTCTTCGGATCGACGCGGCCGACGCCACTGAAGGCGCCGATGGCGGAGAACGTATCGAGATGAGAGAGTCCGATTCGCAGGGCTTGGCCGGCGCCCATGGACAGACCGGCGATGGCCCGTTGATCACGGTGCGGGCTGGTGCGGTAGGTCGAGTCGATCAAAGGAATCAAGTCCTTGAGCACGACCTCTTCGAAGGCGCTGAAGTCGAAGCGACCGCGGCCCGGCCCCGGTGCCGGGGCCGGCTCGGCCGAAGCACCTGCCCGCGTGGCGTAGCCTTTCTCCATGACGACGATCATCGGCTTGGCTTTGCCGGCGGCGATCAAATTGTCGAGGATGAAGTTCACGTGCCCCTGGCGAGTCCAGCCGGTTTCATCCTCGCCCGCGCCATGTTGCAGGTAGAGGACAGGATAGCGCTTGTTGGCAGCGGAGTCGTAGTCGGGTGGAGTGTAAACCATGATGTGCCGCACTTGGCCGGTCACACTCGACTTGTACCACCGCGAGCGGACTTCGCCGTGCGGCACGTCCTTGGCGTCGTAAAAATCGACGCCGCCTTCCGGAATATCAATGCCGCTCGTCGGACGACCGGTGCCGAAGAAGGAGTCGCTGGCCGGGTCGTTCAATTCGACGCCGTCCACCGAGAGCTTGTAGTAATGAAAGCCGGGAATGACCGGCGGGGTCGTGACCGTCCAGACGCCGCCGTCACCGCGTGCCATCTCCCACGGTCCGCCTTTGCCCAGACCAAAATTGCCGACGACGGCGACTTTCTTGGCGTCCGGGGCTTTTAATTGCAGCGTGATTCGCAAGTCGGAGTGAATCCGGGGGTACGCAGCGTTGCCGATGTTGGTCGAGGCGGGATGCGAGTCGCCGTTCATCTTGGATTGACTGCTGGTGTCGGATTGCTCGCTCGTCTTGGGCTGGTCACTTGCGTTGTCCGGCAGCTTTTTCTGTGGCTCTCCTTCGCGGAATAGCATCTGCGCGAAGTGATAGAGATCGTTCTTCCACTCTTTGAAATCGTGGCGACC comes from the Pirellulales bacterium genome and includes:
- a CDS encoding alpha/beta hydrolase-fold protein; its protein translation is MRHAFSSRAFLLFALSCAALRAQDNAGKQDQSQDLTTAPQGFDVKRDGLDRGKLETVEYDSTTVGAKRKAQVYTPPGYSKDKQYPVLYLLHGIGGDENEWTRGGVANLVLDNLYADKKIVPMIVVLPNGRAAKDLGPRDPFPRQSPAFAAFEDDLLKDLIPFIEKNFSVNTDRESRALAGLSMGGGQSLNFGLSHIDRFAWVGGFSSAPNTRRADELLKDPTDAAKRLKLLYVACGDADGLLRISQNVHNMLDEKKVPHVYVVVPGGRHDFKEWKNDLYHFAQMLFREGEPQKKLPDNASDQPKTSEQSDTSSQSKMNGDSHPASTNIGNAAYPRIHSDLRITLQLKAPDAKKVAVVGNFGLGKGGPWEMARGDGGVWTVTTPPVIPGFHYYKLSVDGVELNDPASDSFFGTGRPTSGIDIPEGGVDFYDAKDVPHGEVRSRWYKSSVTGQVRHIMVYTPPDYDSAANKRYPVLYLQHGAGEDETGWTRQGHVNFILDNLIAAGKAKPMIVVMEKGYATRAGASAEPAPAPGPGRGRFDFSAFEEVVLKDLIPLIDSTYRTSPHRDQRAIAGLSMGAGQALRIGLSHLDTFSAIGAFSGVGRVDPKTSYDGLFADPTGFDKKVSLLYLHAGTVGLDEGIHRNADDLYNTLEQAGVKHIVFRDAKGFSHEWQTWRHALNDFAPRLFQQAAEK